Proteins encoded within one genomic window of Triticum aestivum cultivar Chinese Spring chromosome 2D, IWGSC CS RefSeq v2.1, whole genome shotgun sequence:
- the LOC123054082 gene encoding AUGMIN subunit 6, which produces MSMDREKEREAELEGAMYTNCLLLGLDPAVLGSPAGAGAAPARVGLFRHSNPRLGEQLLYFLLSSLRGPAQSAKDFDKVWPIFDSAQSREFRKIVQGVISELEQQGALPRSNSRVSSLATCCGPRFVELLWQLSVHALREVHRRTFPADAASNPLPAALTDVSYLHAAALLPVTKARIALERRKFLENANIAVQRQATWSNLAHEMTAEFRSLCAEEACLQQELEKLQVMRNKAKLEGEPWDERISSSSGQNSHLVSKATRLWESILARKDQHEVLASGPIEDLIAHREHRYRISGSQLLAAMDMGSSLDKQEQISLFQGKEEALSRLDDRNGRAQQTVDVAEILRRWTHALQRIHKQSLHLAKANDGEGPELLRSASDGESSSHADSLTATLAEHRQHLVSIQGLINQLKEAIPAMQQSIAELSEEVNSVPSNPMDQTNSRQLSVQNTVLGRSEESSSEVSEMTSKLSSMRIDKAGSSPALKLPPLFSLTPSSSGKGTQTQRRNALARQPSKEIMPEEKALIDLSTKDQANGSVHENDGYFAHDIRRSVREAALSKPLSSRESAQDKSSDDGSEHFFIPLSTVASRKDVGAVANRRKQRTGLPSSQPKLPKSTGDPYFNPDSPMPAVPALSGKLNGYDDPSSATNLFDPVSSQSFMTDDALDQVFSPPLMLEPSLFHDTYAYEDLLAPLSETDAALMEH; this is translated from the coding sequence ATGTCGATGGATCGGGagaaggagcgggaggcggagctGGAGGGCGCCATGTACACCAActgcctcctcctcggcctcgatCCCGCCGTCCTCGGCtcccccgccggcgccggcgccgcccccgcgcGCGTCGGCCTCTTCCGCCACTCCAACCCTCGCCTCGGCGAGCAGCTCCTCTACTTCCTCCTGTCCTCGCTCCGCGGCCCCGCGCAGTCCGCCAAGGACTTCGACAAGGTGTGGCCCATCTTCGATTCCGCGCAGTCCAGGGAGTTCCGCAAGATCGTGCAAGGCGTCATCAGCGAGCTGGAGCAGCAGGGGGCGCTGCCGCGGAGCAACTCCAGGGTTTCGTCCCTCGCCACCTGCTGCGGGCCGAGGTTCGTTGAGCTTTTGTGGCAGCTCTCTGTCCATGCCTTGAGGGAGGTCCACAGGAGGACGTTTCCGGCTGATGCGGCATCAAATCCACTGCCGGCGGCGCTCACAGATGTCTCTTATCTTCATGCTGCTGCATTGCTTCCTGTAACCAAGGCAAGGATTGCTCTCGAGAGGAGAAAATTTCTAGAAAATGCAAATATTGCTGTTCAAAGGCAAGCAACCTGGTCCAATTTAGCACATGAAATGACTGCTGAATTCCGAAGTCTATGTGCTGAAGAGGCATGTCTGCAGCAGGAGTTAGAGAAGCTACAAGTTATGAGAAACAAAGCCAAGCTAGAGGGGGAGCCGTGGGACGAACGCATCTCAAGCTCGTCTGGACAGAATTCACATTTGGTATCTAAGGCAACACGTTTGTGGGAATCGATATTGGCTCGCAAAGACCAGCATGAGGTTTTAGCTTCCGGTCCAATTGAAGATCTTATAGCTCATCGTGAGCATAGGTATCGTATATCTGGATCGCAGTTGCTAGCAGCAATGGATATGGGTTCAAGTTTGGACAAGCAGGAGCAGATATCTTTGTTCCAGGGAAAGGAAGAAGCCCTTTCAAGATTGGATGATAGGAATGGGCGTGCCCAACAAACTGTTGACGTAGCTGAAATTCTTCGACGGTGGACTCATGCTTTGCAGCGTATTCATAAACAATCTCTTCATTTGGCCAAAGCAAATGATGGGGAGGGGCCAGAATTACTCCGTAGTGCGTCTGACGGCGAAAGTAGTAGCCATGCTGACTCATTAACTGCAACACTGGCCGAACATCGCCAGCATTTAGTCAGTATACAGGGCCTAATTAATCAACTCAAGGAAGCTATTCCAGCAATGCAGCAGTCAATAGCAGAACTTTCAGAAGAAGTGAATAGTGTACCTAGTAATCCAATGGATCAAACAAACTCCAGACAGTTATCTGTGCAAAATACAGTGCTTGGAAGATCAGAAGAAAGCAGCAGCGAAGTTTCAGAGATGACTTCTAAGCTCTCTTCAATGCGCATTGACAAGGCTGGGAGTAGTCCTGCTCTGAAGCTTCCTCCTTTATTTAGCCTGACTCCAAGTTCTTCTGGAAAAGGAACACAGACACAAAGACGGAATGCCCTAGCACGGCAACCTAGCAAAGAAATTATGCCGGAAGAGAAAGCACTTATTGACCTCTCAACCAAAGATCAAGCAAATGGTTCAGTGCACGAAAATGATGGTTATTTTGCCCATGACATCAGACGTTCTGTTCGTGAAGCTGCTCTGTCAAAGCCATTGAGCAGCAGGGAGAGTGCACAGGACAAGAGTAGTGACGATGGTTCAGAGCACTTTTTCATTCCCCTATCAACAGTTGCTTCAAGGAAGGATGTGGGTGCTGTGGCAAATCGAAGAAAACAAAGGACAGGTCTACCGTCGTCACAGCCGAAGTTGCCCAAGAGCACAGGTGATCCTTACTTCAATCCTGACAGCCCAATGCCTGCAGTCCCAGCTCTGTCAGGTAAACTGAATGGTTATGATGATCCAAGCAGTGCTACAAACTTATTTGATCCAGTCAGTAGTCAATCGTTTATGACGGATGATGCTCTTGATCAAGTGTTCTCCCCGCCACTTATGTTGGAGCCTTCCTTGTTCCACGACACGTACGCGTACGAGGACTTGCTTGCACCATTATCAGAAACTGATGCGGCTTTAATGGAACATTAG